The Synergistaceae bacterium DNA window TGAAGAGACAGGGGAATTCGTATGTAACATGGTTCCATACGATTTACGGGAAGCAATGAATGTTACAGCTGCTCCCTTCCCACCAGATGAGGATGAATTCGAAAAAGCAGGACTAGAGAAGTTGCCGTCAAAATTTGTAAAACCGTTGCGGGTAAAAGGGTCACCAGTGCAACTTGAATGTAAATATACTCAAACAATTCGGTTACCAGGAAAAGGTAACGAGGGAACTGTAGATATTATTATTGGGGAAGTAATCGGTATCCATATTGAGGATAAATTCATTACAACAGATGGGAAAATAGACGTAGCTGCAATTAAGCCATTAGCAAGATTAGGATATAGTGACTATACTTACGTTGAAAAAGTATTTGAAATGAAGCCTTCAGAGGCAGTATGCTCGGCAGAAGAAGTTATTTCTGCATTGGAAGGAGCAAGTGAAAACGTAAAATAAGAACTGCACAAAATACCCACCTTGCTCAGATTCTGGCCGTGTAATGCGTCAGAATCTGAGCGGTTTTATTACGGACTATTTTATAATATAATATCACTATTGTCCAAAATAGCAAAAATCTAAAAATAGGATCCAGTTTATTTAACATACATAATAGAAGTGTAACGAAAACACAATCAAAAAAAGTGTAACAGTAGGCATAGACAAAAGAGTCAATTGCTATCCCCTCCTTTATAAACCTATACCCTCTGGTTATCTGACCTTACTATCGGAGGAGGAAAGAAAGAATGCTCACAATGGACGATATTAAGTATATCACGAGAATGTATGTACGCAAAAGGTATATGATATGATATGTATTCAACTGAAACTTGAAGAAAACCAAAATGCGAAATTATTTCATAAAAAGATTCGTAAAGATTTTTACTCTACGAACACGTTGTCTTTTGCAATAGACAAAATTCCTAATAATGAAAATCTTTCAATATTTGCTGTTAATTTTCATCCTAACATTGACCCTCAGAAGTTGCTTGATGTTGCTCATCTAGCTAAATCAAAAAACCCAAATTGTAAAATTATACTTTTAGGTAAAACAAATAGTCTTGATTTTTTAAATTTAATTTTTAAATCTGACTTAATTGATGGCCATTTAAATTTTAATTTTTTCGAGAGAATACCTCAACTATTAGAAAATAACTCATTAAATTATTCAGATCAAAAATCAAATTTATTAAAAGATATTCTTACAATGGAATATATAAATGATTTAATCTATAATCACATGGAAAGAGCAAATCGGATAAAACCACTACTTGATATTTTAAAAGTTAACATATCACCTCAAATGATAATGACAATTATTTGTGATGATTTTTGGCAAATTTGCGAGCAGTTAGACAATAGTAAAAGATATAATATAAAAAGAAATATTTTGAATGCAACAAGAAAAGCAATTGCCAAAAAAATGAATGCAATATCAACTACTTTAATAGGAACAGATAAAATTGTTGTGATACTTGATTGTGAAGGTAAAAATAATGAAGATGCAGAAACATATGGCATCGAATGTGCAAATTTTATCAGGAGCAAAATAATGGAAATAACTGGTTATTCTGTGTCTATCGGGCTCAGCAGATATTGTCACAATAAAAATAATCTTTGGAAAGCTTATGAAGAATCTTTTCAAGCATTAAAACAAGTTTTCTTTTATGGGAAAAATAGCATATTATTGTACCGCCATGAACATAATATGTTTTCAGGAGAACAAAATGAGAACAAAGAAATGATATTACATCAAAAAATAATAGCAAAAATTTTTTTGGGCGATAATAAATTAATAGAAGATGTTATTAATGAAATAATTAGTATATTAAAAGTAGAAAAAAACAAAGAAATGGAAGTAAAATCAAAAATTGTTATTATTATTGCCAAAATTACTCATTATTTTGAAAAA harbors:
- a CDS encoding helix-turn-helix transcriptional regulator, yielding MICIQLKLEENQNAKLFHKKIRKDFYSTNTLSFAIDKIPNNENLSIFAVNFHPNIDPQKLLDVAHLAKSKNPNCKIILLGKTNSLDFLNLIFKSDLIDGHLNFNFFERIPQLLENNSLNYSDQKSNLLKDILTMEYINDLIYNHMERANRIKPLLDILKVNISPQMIMTIICDDFWQICEQLDNSKRYNIKRNILNATRKAIAKKMNAISTTLIGTDKIVVILDCEGKNNEDAETYGIECANFIRSKIMEITGYSVSIGLSRYCHNKNNLWKAYEESFQALKQVFFYGKNSILLYRHEHNMFSGEQNENKEMILHQKIIAKIFLGDNKLIEDVINEIISILKVEKNKEMEVKSKIVIIIAKITHYFEKVKLDDFYMLDRQSRLIVSIFKATSLKEVQELVKKYVFDISKIVNVAKNKDSKISMEMSLSFMKEFYYEDLKLKDIANMAGYSTSYFSRTFSDTFEASFIETLVNIRIKHAEVLLKKYNLTISEISERVGFKNSSYFSVAFKKKTGLSPIQYRNFHVEKGKSEGSDLHI
- a CDS encoding flavin reductase family protein, coding for MFYEPNKPNQKLKRSPIKSFTVPRPIAWVSTISKDGISNLAPYSQFQNLTFDPYYVMISINQDRFGRRKDTTVNIEETGEFVCNMVPYDLREAMNVTAAPFPPDEDEFEKAGLEKLPSKFVKPLRVKGSPVQLECKYTQTIRLPGKGNEGTVDIIIGEVIGIHIEDKFITTDGKIDVAAIKPLARLGYSDYTYVEKVFEMKPSEAVCSAEEVISALEGASENVK